TTCAGGCGCTCAAGCGTCTGTATTTAGTGGTTGCCGTGGCGCTGCTATGGTCCACCTGCCAGGGGCTAGCCGTTCAGGTTGCTGGCTTGCGTCGTCAGGTAGACCCGCACTGGCGTCGGGGTCTGAGCTATCTGAAAATCGGTTTAGCCTGGTTGCGTGGAGTGGTGGCTAAGGGACGCCAACTACTGGCACCCCTGCCACTGTCAGCAGTTGACCCCGAGCCCTGTTTTGCTTCCAAGAAGGCTCGGGCTAAACATGACAACCGAATCTGGTTTTCCCGCATTCGCTCCCTTCGCTGTCATGCCTGACTGACCGAGGTTTTCAGAGATGTGTCAGTCAGCCAGCGCCAGAACTCTCTCCGGGGCTGGTTTTCATGGGATTCTTTAGATTCCCGAGCTCGCAGTGATCGCAGTGGCTGCTGTTGGAAGGATCCAAGAAACTCCAAAGCCCCGCCAATAGTAGCTTCTGGAAGTGCTGCCCGGATGGAGCTGGAGCCCTCACGATGCGGTTGTCTCAGAAGCTTTGTCAGTCAACCAGCTCCCGCCCTTCGAAGATGACTGACCTGTTGTTTCAACCCACCAATAGCATTGGCGTCTGATAGCTAGTGAATCCACTGAACTTGAGGCGGATATGCAGAAAGAATATCAAGACAGTCATTGAGCGTATATATGGCATAGTGATTCACAACTTTGTTTTCATAAATGCCTTGGCTGGTAAGCTCGAACCATGCCAAATAATCTGAATCTTCAATGATAAAAAAATCCACATCTTCCAAGATCTTCCTCACCATCTGAACGGTTGTAAAACAGAAGGTCTCCTTCATCTCTATTTTTGTAAACCAAAGCAGCATCAAATATTATCCCCAAAACATCCCCCTCTTCATCGGAACCTTTTAGCCGCAGTACTGAATTTCCATGTATTTGATGAAGATCTTCCAAATACATCACATTAGGCATGCTTTCGAGAGGTGCCCATCTTTTGAAAAGATTTTTGCTCATTGATTTAAATCACATGCATCTTTTATTCTAAAGTGTATTGATGGTTATACTTAGTCGTGTGTCTCGTCAAGAAAATTTCGCAACTTTGCTAGAGCCCTTTTTTTCTGACCTTGCTGTGTAACAAGTTCATCTAATATCGTAACAAATTCTTGAACAGCACGCCGAAGATCGCTCATGAATTTTTCTTTGTCTGAAACAACTGCTTTCCATATGCCATAGTTAACGACTAGCTTTTCAAGCGTGAAATCAAAAACGATTACATCTGGCTCAATTAAAGGATCTATTACTATTACTTCACCTGATTTGATGTGTTTTGCCCCTTCTGCTAGAGCTTCAAAGAAAGCATCAAGATAAGTATTGCTTTCTTCAATATTTCCTTCATCACCAAGGATGACTATCTTGCCCAAGGGGTCATAAGCGTCAAAGCCATCTTCAGTGTCCAATACCCACGTTATATAACTCATGACAACTACTTCTTGCTGCAAAAATACAATTGATCCAGACACATTCGTTAGCTGTATTGACAACCAATCACTCTCTGAATAAAAGGGTTCAGGAATTTTCAAGAAGTCTTTGCGCTTCATTTAAGACCATTAAAAAGTCCTTCATTAAGAATTTGGGTATGAAATTCGGCTCAATAAAGTCCGAAAAAAACTCGATTTCGATAAATTGCAAGCCTTTGTCTTTATTTAGCTGGGCTATTTGCTCTCCATTAAATTGAATTTCGACCGTGATTTCATCGTAATTAGAATCACTAAATCTAAAGATCTCAAATCCTGATTCCATATTGATTGCCATTGTCAAATCTCCTAGTCGACAAATCCACCGAATGCACCATCACTATTAAATCGTACACCGCGTCTATCTGGCAATCGAACTTCAATACCACCTTTACCAAGTTTTTTGAAAACTGCATCAGGACTGTTTAAGATTTCAGTAAGTTGCTGTTCTGCCACGTTATTTTTGTTTTGATTGTTACCAGATAAAGCTGGAAAAGGGGAATTGCCCCGCTGCTTGTTAGCAAGTTTGTCAAGAGCTCGTCCTGCTTTTGTAAGACCGCCTTTACCAGTGGGCTGATTTGCAGCATCAATAAGATCGTCAAAATTTAAATCGGAACCAGTAAAGTGAGGTGCTGCGGGGGCGACCGCCGGATTTGGCAGCAGGGAGCAACGGCTCGATGAGCGCGAACTGGTCGGGAGAGAGATTGCTGGTGTAGTCTTGGGCATAGCTCACACGGTGCTGTCGTTTCAGTATCAACAGCGTGGACCGTGTGAGTTTTCTAACATCGGATGAGGACTTTTCAAATGGCCTCTTAGTGACAGCCTAAAGAGTCAAACTAAAATGCGCCTGCTGAACCATTTAAGATACAGCATTTCTCAACCTCGTAAGGTACACTCTTACTTCTCAAACTCTTGCCATTCAATCGATCTCAAAAAATATGCGTACCTCACTAGCCTGGTAAAGGCTGTAGAAATATTATTTGAAGCTGAGAGTAGAATTTAGGATATCTCGAGATCGTTTGCAAATTGAACGAGTTCATCTTCGGAAAACTCAAATTCTGGACCTTCATCCATTACTGCAACTATCTGGATAAGTCGATCTAGCTCTGGTGAAATCTCACGATGTCGATCAATGCTTAGCATATACGCCCATTGTGAAATCCTCGAAACGTCAAAACCATTTCTGATTTCTTGTTTTAACTCTCTGGCAAATTTTTCTTTGGAATATCTCATCGTCTTAACTCAGTACCAGTAGGTGGGAAATGATTCGAATTGACAGGCAAGCCATTTTCGGATTTTGGGTGGACTCTATTAACATTGCCTGATTGATCATAGCTTTCATACCAAGTTCTAACTCTTCCTGTGCTTGGGTCGTATTCTGTTACCAAAGATGAACCTCTAGTTGGCCCAGGGTTCCTTGCAGGAGTTTCCGGGCCATAGTAGCGAACACGTCCATCGGGAAGCTCTCGAACTCGAGTGGCAGTTTCCTGTGCACGTTCAAGAGTTCGATAGTTTCTATTTAACGCATCAGCTGCATTAGAGTTGCTCGATGGAATCTGACGTCCATCAGCAAGGGATTGCTTACCTCGCCTCAAGTCATTTACCAAATTATCTGGTGAGCTACTAGTCGGGGTATTCGGTGCATCAGGAGCGGCTGGATTGCTTCCCCCACCTCTGGGGTTACTTGGGCTACCCGAAGTACGAACGTAGGTTTCAGTTTTAGCGGCATCTCGGAGTAATTGGTCGGCATCGCTTAGAGATGGTCCTCCCGCCGGTGCTGCTCTCAACCCATCTGCAGCCTGGTTCACGGCTCTCATATTGGCGATGGAGTCCCCGATATTACTTGCCCCTCTTCGCAATGCTCCCGGCGTTGGCACGAACGGCAGTAACGCTAGCAGGTTCCATACGTCCCACCATTCTTGCTTGCCATCAGTCAGTCCCTGGATTGCTTGAGTCGTGTCGAATGCTTCGATGATGGCCGCCGCAAATACTACCGGTCCGACCTTGGCTGCAACGGCAGCGTTAGCTTTCAACCCAATCAGCAAGAACGTGCTCATGCCCGCGACTAAACCCATCGAGTACATGAAAGTGTCTTCGGGCACCACCTCTTCCTTCCCGGGGAAACTGCTCTGTATCGCGGGATAAAGACCTCCCGTAGCTCCGTTGGCGAAACCTGCAAACCAGTCCCCAGCAAGTCCTACGATGTCCTCAAAGCTCCGAGCCTCACCGCGCAGAAATTTGGAGCCGACGTAAGCAGCGCTGAGACCGACACTCTGCAAGATTCCGATTATGGCAACAGAAGCAGCAACCTGTCCGATTGAGAAGTAACCAGTTGGGTCGGTGTTGTTGATAGGGTTAGCGTGGGCGTACTGGTAGTCGTGCTGGCTGAAGGGATCGCTGAGGAAGCCATCGAACGGGTCTTTGCTAATGAAACGTCCCAACTCTGGGTCGTAGTACCGGGCTCGGAGGTAGTCCAGTCCGGTTTCGCCGTCGCGGCGCTCCCCGGCAAATTGGTTCGGGTTGTCCGAGGTGCCTTCGTGCGCGAGCAAGACTCCGTAAGCGTCGTAGGTGTAGCGGTCCGTTACCCCGCCCAGCTCGTCGGTCAACAGTCGGGTAGAACCCAAACCATCGGCGTGATAGTAGACTTCGCTGCCGTCGGCGAGGACGCTGCGGATGCGTTCGAGTCCGTAAGTGTAGTCGGCAAGGATTTCGCCGCTGTCGCTGTATTCCAGCAGCACTTGCGACAATCCGCCCGCGTTGAGGAAGTTGGTGCGCTGACCATTGATGACACTC
The Rubidibacter lacunae KORDI 51-2 genome window above contains:
- a CDS encoding RHS repeat domain-containing protein, coding for METRAYDVRDRLTTLATTNGNGDILSSYSYTLDKVGNRIRVEEASGRIVNYAYDGLYRLTQENITDAISGDRVTDYTYDLVGNRLTRTDSLTGLTEYQYDANNRLTQVTQDGQSTSFQYDANGSMTQRSDGTETVTYDWVNMGENRLVGVTNGADIIEYVYDAGGTRVASVINGQRTNFLNAGGLSQVLLEYSDSGEILADYTYGLERIRSVLADGSEVYYHADGLGSTRLLTDELGGVTDRYTYDAYGVLLAHEGTSDNPNQFAGERRDGETGLDYLRARYYDPELGRFISKDPFDGFLSDPFSQHDYQYAHANPINNTDPTGYFSIGQVAASVAIIGILQSVGLSAAYVGSKFLRGEARSFEDIVGLAGDWFAGFANGATGGLYPAIQSSFPGKEEVVPEDTFMYSMGLVAGMSTFLLIGLKANAAVAAKVGPVVFAAAIIEAFDTTQAIQGLTDGKQEWWDVWNLLALLPFVPTPGALRRGASNIGDSIANMRAVNQAADGLRAAPAGGPSLSDADQLLRDAAKTETYVRTSGSPSNPRGGGSNPAAPDAPNTPTSSSPDNLVNDLRRGKQSLADGRQIPSSNSNAADALNRNYRTLERAQETATRVRELPDGRVRYYGPETPARNPGPTRGSSLVTEYDPSTGRVRTWYESYDQSGNVNRVHPKSENGLPVNSNHFPPTGTELRR